A segment of the Labrus bergylta chromosome 11, fLabBer1.1, whole genome shotgun sequence genome:
ttgtgtttattgtttttccaccaatcagattttaaaatctcTCATTTAAGATACATATTTTCACCCAGAAGCCAGCAGTGCTTTGTCCGCTTCTTTCTGACAACCTGTTGCCACCACATGTAAAATGAGAGCGTCATTGTCCCTCCATGAATAGTTTTGTATTACGAGAGTTTACTGGCACAAACAGAGGCTTATGAAGgtttggaaaaagaaagagagagacttaCAAAATGTTGGCTCCAAGAGATAATAAGTGAGGATGTACCAACTTTGGTCAAATTGAATCTTTGATGGAACACAAATCCAGACTTTGCAgtgagacagtgtgcaggagtttgcttgcagattttggtaaataaaaacaagaaaatatccAATATGGTGGCAATAGCTCAGTCtttagggacttgggttgggaactggagggttaCTGGTTCAAGTCATGGACATAGTCATGGACAAAgtctggagaggtgccaggtaaCTTCCTTAGTAcatgctgaggtgcccttgagcaagtcaCCAAACCCCCCAACGGCTTGAGCACTCtttaatgtgcatgtgttttttattaaattacaaAGAATAACTTTAGACAACAATACAGGCTTCAGACAGAATGATGTCATGAACCCAGACATTTCTAAACACCATCACATCTTATGTCATTTACAGAATATCATCACAAGTCAGATTCAGTTTAATCCAAAGGACAAATAGTCACTCCTGTCCCTACTCCTGCCCAGAACCTGAACCCTGGATACAGCGGACCTGTGAACTGGGTCTGGTAGCGGTGGATGAGTTCAGCCTGGTTCTTGGCAATGCGGTAAAAAGCTAGAATCCCTGCATGCTGGTCCAGATATACCCCGATTCGTCGGGCCTTAGGTGAGCccagttgtttttctttgccatCGTGCCAGAAGGAGAAGCCAGTCCCGGACCAGTACAAGGTCCAGGAGAGATTATTGTGGCCCAAACGGCTTGTGTCACCGGAGCCTTTACGCTCCATCTCCTTGTGGGCCACGCCGATGGTGATCTGTGGGGAGCAATGGATGGATGACATAGATTAGGAAAGTAAAATCTTGATGGGAAATATTTCATCATTAGACGTTTGTCAGTGGACAACATGTGCTCCCCAAAATCTCACTGCTtctcattttgttattttagaatGACTTGCAAGAAGTGCGTCCCAAATAGAAGCAATATCAAACATCCAGCCATTATCTATGCTGCTTGTCCCGTTTGGGGTTGCAGGGGACTGGAGCctatcccagctgtcattggacaaGAGGTGGGGTTACACCGCAGGGCttatcacagggctgacatacagagacaaatatcaaaacacactcacacctaagggcaatttagagtcaccaattaactcAGAAGGCATGTCTATGGACTTTAGGAGGAAGCATAtgatgcacagggagaacatgttAACTCCAAGCCATGCCTTCTTGCTGTGATACAATGATGCtaaccactgaaaaaaaaacatacattaattaaacattaaatgtttaatttaaagtaaCTGTGAGGATCTTTACGTTAGAGTGGGTTTtggcgccctctgtggacaaagtattTAGTGTTATATCAATGTTAATCCTGATTTGGTAATCGTTTAAAAAGTCTGTATCTGGATTTGGTTGATCCAAATCAGTTTTTCTGAGCTCAATTAGTTGATTCTTGCCAGAAAAAAAGTGGATTACCAAATCCGGATCATTCTCATCTGGATTAAACTATTATGAACAACTGGTCCCTGAAGTTCACAGTCCTTTGTTGGAGTCTAAAATTAGTGCTTTAATGTTATATTAACTTTCTTCAAATAACAAGGATTCCCCTGTAAGCTGAACGAGCAAACACCCTCGCTGAAACAACCCATCCCTCCTCTGAGGCCCCAGCGCTCACCTTCTGGCCAGTCCACTCCACCTCCCAGTAGTAAGGGCTCCCTGCGAGGGGCTCTGTGCAGACAACTTGTCTCCAAAAGTCGAAGCGCTCTGGATGGTCCGGTGGGTTCAGGTTCTCTGCCCGCATTTTGGCATTGCGACCTCCATCTGACAACTGCACATGGCGGTACACCGTGTTAGGGTCCATGGTGGGTTCAAAGCGGACTAAAGGAAGAGATGCATTTTAGTGAAAAACCTTGACCCTCATAAAGGTTTCACATTTCCTTCTTTCGTTTGttataaaatgtagaaaatgaacGACTCACATTTCAGCAGTTCCCCTCTGGTCTTGGGGTCTGGATTAGCAAGTCCCAGTTTAGTTACAGGAGGTGCTGAAAGGACAAAACAGATTCATGGAATCAaaagattaaatatttataaccTCTTTGTCACCATTTATGATTTGGATGGTTACTATTTCTGCTATTAGTGTTTGTCAGCTTATAGGTTTACAAAATTTATGAATGGAAATTTAAATAGAACTATTGGTTGTCTTAATTTGCACGTTTtgtcgtttgtttgtttttttaaatcaaaagtcATGCCTACTTCACTTAGTGCTAACTGAAGGGTTGTTGTACCTTCAGGTTGAGGAGGAAGGTACGGAGGAGGGGGCGCTGAAGCTTCatgtccagagagagagagagcagaagaaaagcaacaaaggaGCTGATGAACTAAACATCACGAGTACTTGTTTTAAGTGCTTTAACAGGCTCTTCTTCTTACCGTGAAGACTTGCAGGCTGCAGAGATTGAGATTTGGGGGAAGACTCCTGACCTGAGTTGGGAAAATAGATAGATAGCGAACATGTTGACTCAAGGACGCACTTTCCAACAACCAGTATTACTACAGCTACATGAGCATTTATTCTATGAACGATAATCAAACAGAATATGAAGATTTTAAATTAACTCACCCTGAGATCGTGGTGGTGGCAAAGGTGGAGGGTCTGTTGTCATCTCATATACTAAGGAAAAAAAGTGCATACGTTGCAAAAACTCTCTTTTtaacaatgatttttttctttaaattgcaATGGCTTATTTTGTTCACAGGATTTTTACCTGTGTTTCTTGCACTGCACTGACGACTGTTATCAGCTGCAGTAGCGctccctgctgctgcttctgtgcCGTTGGTTGTTGGAGCCACATGGTCCTGATTCACtgcaaagaaaaggaaagttttGACTGACttaggaagaaaagaaaatggagtaaaacaacaaaagtaaaGAGTAATACTGACATAATATGCAGATCTTGGCCACACTTGCTTTGCATTGCTCCTGTATTGCCTCTTGCAGTTCTTTGAAGGCAGAGCGGATGGAGGACACCTCTGCTTGATCCTGACTCAGGTTTGGCTCTCTTGTGGCACCAGTCTGACCCGGCAGCTCCATGGTGAAGAAATTCTTATACAAGTATTACAAATACAAGTATTACACTTTTGGTTTTATCAATGCTGAGCCTTATTCTTTCTTCATCCGTTGAAATCTGTTTTACCTTCAAGAAGCAGATGTGGTCCTGCATGCCCACCAGCCTGTTTAGTTCTTCACTCTTCCAGTGCAGCTGAGCCACCTCCTGCTCCAGGCTGTTGATCTGCCCCTCTACCTGGCTGCCCAAAGAGGCCTCATGGGTGCTGAGGAGCTCAACCACCTGGATTCCCGTTTGATTCACGCTCTTCACAAGCTCTGAGAACAAATCTGAGCTCTCTTGCTCTAGAGCCTGTACCAAGGCCTGGGATTgaagcaggaaaagaaaagagcaagGAGTGAGGGaatagtaagaaaaaaaagaggatgcaATGAATGTAATTGTGTTTatcatgaacaaaaaaacaagtaactCATAACCGCTTTTTTACCTTGTGTTGGCGGGAAACATGTGGAAGCACATTAAGCGTCTTTTCTGTGTCCCTGATTCTTCTCTGCACGTCAGCCTGCATTTGGACAAGCTCTTTctagaaacacaaaacatataATTAAATTCTTAGAATACAAACTAAAAAAGAGAGGCATCTCATACCCACGCACATTTTGGAGTAGTAATTGCATTGGATTGAGCTGAAGTCATCGGTAAAGTTGCAAAACACTCTGGCCAGAAAATCCCGTTAGAGCAGGGAAATAACGCTTCCATGTTTGTTCAAGGGATACACAAAGCTGTCGTCTTACAAGAACTTCAAGTTCAGCCACATTTTGGAAATGCTACACATATGAAAGCACACTTCATGATTCACCTGCCGTCACTTCATCATATGCAGCAAGAACAAGACGACAGAAAAGACTAGAAACAGCAGGGGAGCAATGACATCATTAACCTGGTTATTTTAGTCTTGACCATTACGCACCTGCCTCGCCCTCCTTTCCTCATGCGGTTTGACCACACGATGTCCCTTGTGTCCTTGCTGGCAACatacttcacacacacactccatgtCTTCATGGCAAAACAGGTCCATGGGTTGGTTGTGTTGAGGGCAGGGCCTGGGTTCCACAGTGGGAAGCTGAGGGTAAATGCTGCCCTGTCGTGCTGGTCCTCTGTCTGGTAGGACCTCCAGGTAGATTGGCATTGACGGTGGGGCAGAAGACCCAGCTGTGAAGGAGCTCTGCTTGAAGCTGTTGGTTCTGAGTTTCTCCATAGCTTCCACTAGCACAGTGCTCTTAGCCAGCGAGGGTCTAGGGTTGAAGACCTGCCTGCACTGGGGGCAGCTGTACTCACCTCTGCTGTCTCTTTTGTCCCAGTGGTTGTGGATACAAGCCAAGCAGTATGAATGTCCACAGGG
Coding sequences within it:
- the ftr86 gene encoding finTRIM family, member 86, whose protein sequence is MASAWSEEETFVCSVCLDTLKDPATLPCGHSYCLACIHNHWDKRDSRGEYSCPQCRQVFNPRPSLAKSTVLVEAMEKLRTNSFKQSSFTAGSSAPPSMPIYLEVLPDRGPARQGSIYPQLPTVEPRPCPQHNQPMDLFCHEDMECVCEVCCQQGHKGHRVVKPHEERRARQKELVQMQADVQRRIRDTEKTLNVLPHVSRQHKALVQALEQESSDLFSELVKSVNQTGIQVVELLSTHEASLGSQVEGQINSLEQEVAQLHWKSEELNRLVGMQDHICFLKNFFTMELPGQTGATREPNLSQDQAEVSSIRSAFKELQEAIQEQCKASVAKICILLNQDHVAPTTNGTEAAAGSATAADNSRQCSARNTVYEMTTDPPPLPPPRSQGQESSPKSQSLQPASLHASAPPPPYLPPQPEAPPVTKLGLANPDPKTRGELLKFRFEPTMDPNTVYRHVQLSDGGRNAKMRAENLNPPDHPERFDFWRQVVCTEPLAGSPYYWEVEWTGQKITIGVAHKEMERKGSGDTSRLGHNNLSWTLYWSGTGFSFWHDGKEKQLGSPKARRIGVYLDQHAGILAFYRIAKNQAELIHRYQTQFTGPLYPGFRFWAGVGTGVTICPLD